One window from the genome of Paramormyrops kingsleyae isolate MSU_618 chromosome 3, PKINGS_0.4, whole genome shotgun sequence encodes:
- the LOC140588380 gene encoding uncharacterized protein, giving the protein MTQRKRIERAVAWTNTQHWEAWNLWDEVIDWGEGVEECSPATPSTVQVGGDKEGLEGVNGEKVEVAERGKFEGKASDVEMGWTEADMSVMTVLNGGEENGCEVGVNVEEVKGEAENRTGNVLGCIVSQGGRILLETIEEEGPEEEEDTDLAFQEAQDADVVTAERWQYMAAYIARTWLETSQGEEAEEDEENDVAFQEAEDADVVRLQVMVAHGERSWLETIPEEGAEEEEDTKGMMVDEIKEDAVKKTTGEELSFNVNAEDLSGDGTEKSQKKKKKQKMIMKFAFFCCPFSFWKK; this is encoded by the exons ATgacgcagag AAAGCGAATTGAGAGAGCTGTTGCCTGGACCAACACCCAACACTGGGAAGCCTGGaacctgtgggacgaggtgatcgactggggagagGGTGTGGAGGAGTGCTCACCAGCGACACCCTCCACTGTCCAGGTTGGGGGGGATAAGGAGGGATTGGAAGGGGTTaatggggaaaaggtggaggtAGCAGAGAGGGGGAAATTTGAAGGGAAGGCCTCTGATGTTGAGATGGGGTGGACAGAGGCTGATATGAGTGTAATGACTGTACTAAATGGAGGTGAGGAGAATGGATGTGAGGTGGGAGTGAATGTGGAGGAGGTTAAGGGAGAAGCAGAGAATAGGACAGGGAATGTTTTAGGATGTATAGTGTCACAAGGAGGCAGAATATTACTGGAAACCATCGAAGAAGAAGGACCCGAGGAAGAGGAAGATACAGATCTGGCATTTCAGGAGGCTCAAGATGCTGATGTTGTCACAGCGGAGAGATGGCAATACATGGCGGCATATATAGCCAGGACGTGGCTAGAGACTTCCCAGGGAGAAGAAGCTGAGGAAGACGAAGAAAATGATGTGGCCTTTCAGGAGGCCGAAGATGCTGATGTGGTCAGACTGCAAGTTATGGTGGCACATGGAGAGAGATCATGGCTGGAGACCATCCCAGAAGAAGgagctgaggaagaggaagacacCAAAGGGATGATGGTAGATGAAATAAAAGAAGATGCTGTCAAGAAGACCACCGGAGAAGAACTATCATTCAACGTGAATGCTGAAGATCTGTCAGGAGATGGTACTGAGAAGAgccagaagaagaagaagaagcaaaAGATGATAATGAAATTTGCCTTTTTCTGCTGTCCCTTTTCTTTTTGGAAGAAGTAG
- the LOC140588381 gene encoding uncharacterized protein yields MSAEWDEAQTDVQPTGDHVDDRQTVLSLPAMSLDGHFAARDAQGVTEHTIRSVLGDINDTLRINQRKVFHLMLVSPSNVPCIQSLPGPSDLLVSDQEKKILQCKLPVTPSPERNRQPGISNEEENQASSRDEEPTPPSNQPPLGNARRRRRKGPPFFLRFLPKYQRIGVTTKTLQNGSPEAELVASPRQTFSPTFLGSATSR; encoded by the exons ATGTCGGCTGAGTGGGATGAAGCCCAGACAGACGTCCAGCCAACAGGGGATCATGTGGACGACCGCCAG ACAGTGTTGTCCCTGCCTGCCATGTCACTCGACGGCCATTTTGCTGCCCGAGATGCCCAGGGTGTCACGGAGCACACGATTCGCTCCGTCCTTGGTGACATTAATGACACCCTAAGGATCAATCAGAGGAAGGTCTTCCATCTGATGTTGGTCAGTCCCAGCAATGTGCCCTGCATACAGTCGCTGCCGGGCCCCTCGGACTTGCTGGTTTCTGACCAGGAAAAGAAAATCCTCCAGTGCAAGCTGCCTGTGACCCCAAGCCCCGAAAGAAATAGACAGCCAGGCATCTCCAATGAAGAGGAGAATCAGGCCAGCAGCAGAGACGAGGAGCCCACCCCTCCCTCAAATCAGCCACCTCTGGGCAATGCACGAAGGAGGAGGCGCAAGGGACCCCCGTTCTTCCTCAGATTCCTCCCAAAGTACCAGAGGATCGGGGTAACAACCAAG ACCCTCCAAAATGGAAGCCCGGAGGCTGAGCTGGTGGCCTCGCCCAGGCAGACCTTCAGTCCAACCTTTCTTG GGTCAGCCACGAGTCGGTAG